The following are encoded together in the Alteromonas gilva genome:
- a CDS encoding flagellar basal body-associated protein FliL — MKHLLLLALLLGASFCPSSATAQEQTSYAYIGIEPEIVTNYLGQSATRLGYVRVMVELMVEDVDQLELVEHHMPLLRSTAIEIFGQQPEEKVKSLTGREDIRRAILAALQDHMQKETGAKVIKNVIFTKYLHNA; from the coding sequence ATGAAGCATTTACTTTTGTTGGCATTGTTGCTGGGCGCATCCTTTTGCCCTTCTTCAGCTACAGCACAAGAACAAACGTCGTATGCTTATATCGGCATAGAACCTGAGATTGTCACCAACTACCTGGGCCAGAGTGCTACACGCCTGGGGTATGTCAGGGTCATGGTTGAACTCATGGTAGAAGATGTCGACCAGCTCGAACTGGTTGAACACCACATGCCCCTGCTACGCTCAACGGCAATTGAAATATTTGGTCAGCAACCCGAGGAAAAGGTGAAGTCACTGACCGGCCGTGAAGACATTCGCCGCGCTATTTTGGCCGCCCTGCAGGATCACATGCAAAAAGAGACCGGCGCCAAGGTGATTAAAAACGTGATCTTCACCAAATATCTGCACAACGCCTAA
- the kbl gene encoding glycine C-acetyltransferase has protein sequence MSASFISHLEQQLKATREDGLYKVERVITTQQQADIATESGEQVINFCANNYLGLANHPDLIDAAKQGLDSHGFGMASVRFICGTQDIHKALEAKISAFLGTEDTILYPSCFDANGGLFETLLGPEDAIVSDALNHASIIDGVRLSKAKRYRYANNDMAALEEQLKQAREDGARFIIIATDGVFSMDGIIANLKGVCDLADKYDAMVMVDDCHATGFLGEEGRGSHEYCDVLGRVDLITGTLGKALGGASGGYTSGSKAAVEWLRQRSRPYLFSNSVAPPIVAASLKVFDMMADGHDLRAQLWRNAAHFRQRMSDAGFTLAGKDHAIIPVMLGDAKLANDMADKLLQKGIYVIGFSYPVVPKGQARIRTQMSAGHTIEHVDKAVDAFIEVGRELGVIA, from the coding sequence ATGTCAGCATCTTTTATTTCTCACCTTGAACAGCAACTTAAAGCCACACGTGAAGACGGGCTGTACAAGGTTGAGCGGGTTATTACGACTCAGCAGCAGGCCGATATTGCCACTGAAAGTGGTGAGCAGGTCATTAATTTTTGCGCCAATAACTATCTGGGTCTGGCCAATCACCCGGATCTCATTGACGCTGCCAAGCAAGGCCTCGACTCCCACGGCTTTGGCATGGCGTCGGTACGTTTTATCTGTGGTACTCAGGATATACACAAAGCGCTGGAAGCTAAAATCAGTGCTTTCCTCGGTACCGAGGATACTATTTTGTATCCCTCCTGCTTTGACGCCAACGGCGGGTTATTTGAAACCCTGTTAGGCCCGGAAGACGCCATTGTGTCGGATGCGCTCAACCACGCCAGTATTATTGACGGAGTGCGCCTGAGTAAAGCTAAGCGCTACCGTTACGCCAACAACGACATGGCAGCACTTGAAGAACAGTTAAAGCAGGCCCGGGAAGACGGCGCGCGCTTTATCATTATTGCCACTGATGGCGTGTTTTCGATGGATGGCATTATTGCCAACCTGAAAGGCGTGTGCGACCTCGCTGACAAGTACGATGCCATGGTGATGGTGGATGACTGCCACGCCACCGGCTTTTTAGGCGAGGAGGGGCGCGGTAGCCACGAGTATTGTGATGTACTTGGCCGTGTAGACCTTATTACCGGTACCCTCGGCAAGGCCCTGGGCGGCGCTTCCGGCGGTTATACGTCGGGCAGTAAAGCCGCGGTGGAATGGTTGCGTCAGCGTTCGCGGCCTTATTTATTTTCTAATTCGGTGGCTCCGCCTATTGTCGCGGCGTCGCTCAAAGTGTTCGATATGATGGCCGATGGCCACGACTTACGCGCTCAGCTGTGGCGCAACGCGGCGCACTTTCGTCAACGTATGAGCGATGCGGGCTTTACGCTGGCGGGTAAAGATCACGCCATCATCCCGGTTATGCTTGGCGATGCCAAACTGGCCAATGACATGGCCGATAAACTGCTGCAAAAAGGCATTTACGTGATTGGTTTTTCCTACCCCGTGGTACCCAAGGGTCAGGCCCGTATCCGTACCCAGATGTCGGCAGGCCATACTATTGAGCACGTTGATAAAGCTGTGGATGCGTTCATCGAAGTTGGGCGTGAACTGGGAGTGATTGCATGA
- a CDS encoding putative bifunctional diguanylate cyclase/phosphodiesterase, with protein MSKSVSLRYKVLIILLITVMTVCSVVVSLLLYQAAQQERQLNQALLSRDVTRYHQISSLLSERLTVWVESLKFVNETSIDTQSELVGALQRSADFLSLQWDVNNVWVVNGQQEVIYRQGEILPDAIRPMVSDTLRETRPVYGLHCRNLCMQVSSIPILTHSQTASVVVMSTSVQELLALLSETTQAELAMVKEIPNALSQQNRYVLNSILTEPQEQFMSEVLRAIPAGANKQKLLTAGVEVNVSNNAYLVTFVPLYSDLPNGYYLLFVHDIDARKHAYRTQNATIFLGGFGLVTAFLLSMFLLLRRYAYKLSVLSNMLPLLAQQRFSEFKAAQENSFTRNSWLSDELDTLGETAIELAQRLETLDQQATANTAKLEKMAMFDSLTGLPNRSMMMFQIHKQLAAMQRQQSGMALLFIDLDNFKKVNDSHGHHFGDEVVKLASVRLSGVIRENDNIARFGGDEFVVIVTDLDHEEQVSAVAEKLISQFVEPMHIGEHTFYISISIGIAYTENAKSSTLELMRHADTAMYEAKLSHGSAYCFFRASMNQKIINQVELEAAARVALQKQQFFLVLQPQIELATQRLTGFEALLRWRHPERGMVPPGDFLPLLENSAMMPEIDFWVLEHAIGLLAKLNERGYKGIKMAINLSAAQFANSALKPYLTQLIEQYQVRPKDIELELTETVLVADIERAIDVIHEVRALGCSIAVDDFGTGYSSLSYLRMIPSDVIKIDRSFIAGMLENDSDRNIVQSTISMVHNMAFEVVSEGIEQAEQMAELVAMGCRFGQGYFISKPIDEDQLYTVIDARVHDGYWQIE; from the coding sequence GTGAGTAAGTCAGTATCACTGCGCTATAAAGTGCTAATTATCCTATTGATTACCGTCATGACGGTCTGTTCGGTGGTGGTTAGCTTATTACTGTATCAGGCGGCGCAACAGGAGCGGCAGCTTAATCAGGCGTTATTGTCGCGTGATGTTACCCGCTATCATCAAATTTCCTCGCTGCTCAGTGAGCGGTTAACCGTATGGGTGGAAAGCCTTAAATTTGTTAATGAAACGTCCATCGATACGCAATCAGAACTCGTTGGGGCGCTGCAGCGTTCCGCTGATTTTTTGTCGCTGCAATGGGACGTTAACAACGTATGGGTAGTGAATGGTCAGCAAGAGGTCATTTACCGTCAGGGTGAAATACTGCCGGATGCCATTAGGCCCATGGTGTCAGACACGCTCAGAGAGACGCGACCAGTCTATGGTTTGCATTGCCGCAACCTGTGTATGCAGGTCAGCAGTATTCCTATTTTAACCCACTCACAAACCGCCAGTGTGGTGGTAATGAGCACCTCGGTGCAGGAGTTACTCGCCTTGTTGAGTGAAACCACACAGGCTGAACTGGCAATGGTAAAAGAGATCCCCAATGCCCTGTCTCAACAAAACCGTTATGTCCTCAACAGTATATTAACTGAGCCGCAGGAACAGTTTATGTCTGAGGTGCTCAGAGCTATTCCTGCCGGCGCCAATAAACAAAAGCTGCTTACCGCGGGGGTCGAGGTTAACGTTAGTAACAACGCGTACCTGGTTACCTTTGTGCCGCTCTACAGCGACTTACCCAATGGCTATTACCTGTTGTTTGTGCACGATATTGATGCGCGTAAACATGCTTATCGCACACAAAACGCGACCATATTTTTGGGCGGCTTTGGTTTGGTGACGGCGTTTTTGCTGAGTATGTTTTTGCTGTTGCGCCGCTATGCCTACAAATTGTCAGTGTTATCCAACATGTTACCGCTACTGGCTCAGCAGCGCTTTAGCGAGTTTAAAGCGGCGCAGGAAAACAGCTTTACCCGGAACAGCTGGCTCAGTGACGAACTCGATACTCTGGGCGAAACCGCCATAGAACTTGCGCAGCGGCTCGAAACGCTGGATCAGCAAGCCACCGCCAATACGGCCAAACTCGAAAAAATGGCCATGTTCGACAGCCTTACCGGCCTGCCAAACCGCAGCATGATGATGTTTCAAATACATAAACAACTGGCAGCCATGCAGCGACAGCAGTCAGGTATGGCGCTGCTGTTTATTGATTTAGACAACTTTAAAAAGGTCAACGACAGTCATGGCCATCACTTTGGTGATGAAGTGGTTAAGCTGGCAAGTGTGCGCCTTTCCGGTGTAATTCGCGAAAACGACAATATCGCCCGTTTTGGCGGCGATGAATTTGTGGTTATCGTCACCGATCTGGATCACGAAGAACAGGTAAGTGCGGTGGCCGAAAAGCTCATCAGTCAGTTTGTTGAGCCCATGCACATTGGCGAGCATACCTTTTATATCAGTATCAGCATTGGTATCGCCTACACCGAAAACGCCAAGTCCAGCACCCTGGAACTTATGCGCCATGCCGACACGGCCATGTATGAGGCGAAGCTCTCGCACGGCTCCGCATATTGTTTTTTCCGGGCGTCGATGAATCAAAAAATCATCAACCAGGTAGAGTTAGAAGCCGCCGCTCGCGTGGCGCTGCAAAAACAACAGTTTTTCTTGGTGTTGCAACCGCAAATAGAGCTGGCCACACAACGCCTGACCGGCTTTGAGGCCCTGTTACGCTGGCGTCACCCGGAGCGGGGCATGGTTCCGCCCGGCGACTTTTTACCCCTGTTGGAAAACTCCGCCATGATGCCAGAAATCGACTTTTGGGTGCTTGAGCATGCCATTGGCTTGTTGGCAAAGCTCAATGAGCGGGGCTACAAGGGCATTAAAATGGCAATTAACCTGTCTGCTGCACAGTTTGCTAACTCTGCCTTAAAGCCCTACTTAACGCAGTTAATTGAGCAATATCAGGTGAGGCCAAAAGATATCGAGCTGGAACTCACTGAAACCGTGTTAGTTGCCGATATCGAACGCGCAATCGACGTGATTCACGAAGTGCGGGCCTTAGGTTGCTCCATCGCCGTCGACGATTTTGGTACCGGTTATTCATCGCTCAGTTACCTGCGTATGATCCCCAGCGATGTAATTAAGATCGATCGTTCTTTTATTGCTGGCATGTTAGAAAATGACAGCGACAGGAATATTGTGCAGTCGACCATTTCAATGGTTCACAATATGGCCTTTGAAGTGGTCAGCGAAGGTATAGAACAAGCCGAACAAATGGCCGAGCTGGTCGCGATGGGGTGTCGTTTTGGCCAGGGTTACTTCATTAGCAAGCCGATTGACGAGGACCAGTTGTATACCGTTATCGACGCCCGGGTACATGATGGTTACTGGCAAATTGAATAA
- the tdh gene encoding L-threonine 3-dehydrogenase produces the protein MKSLVKQHREPGIWLTDTDKPVMGHNDLLIKIRKTAICGTDMHIYQWDEWAQQTIPVPMVVGHEYVGEVVDMGQEVQGFAVGDRVSGEGHITCGHCRNCRAGRRHLCRNTEGVGVNRAGAFAEYLVIPAFNAFKIPANISDELAAVFDPFGNAVHTALSFDLVGEDVLITGAGPIGIMAAAVARHVGARHVVITDVNPYRLALAEKMGVSRAVNVANESLKDVMRSLGMTEGFDIGLEMSGVPTAFRDMLNNMNNGGKVAMLGIPPQDVAIDWNQVIFKGLVIKGIYGREMFETWYKMASLIQSGLDISPIITHEFAIEDFQQGFDVMGSGKSGKVILNWQ, from the coding sequence ATGAAGTCATTGGTAAAACAGCATCGTGAACCGGGCATCTGGCTGACAGACACCGACAAGCCGGTGATGGGGCACAACGACCTCCTGATTAAAATTCGTAAAACCGCGATTTGCGGCACCGATATGCATATTTATCAGTGGGATGAGTGGGCGCAACAAACCATACCTGTACCCATGGTAGTGGGCCACGAATATGTGGGCGAAGTGGTTGATATGGGCCAGGAAGTCCAGGGTTTTGCTGTGGGCGACCGGGTATCCGGGGAAGGCCATATTACTTGCGGACACTGCCGTAACTGCCGTGCCGGACGCCGTCACCTGTGCCGTAATACCGAAGGGGTAGGGGTTAATCGTGCTGGCGCGTTCGCCGAGTATCTGGTGATCCCGGCATTTAACGCCTTTAAAATACCGGCCAATATCTCCGATGAGTTAGCCGCCGTGTTCGACCCATTCGGCAACGCCGTGCACACCGCACTGTCTTTTGATCTGGTTGGCGAGGATGTGCTGATTACCGGTGCCGGCCCGATTGGTATTATGGCAGCGGCCGTGGCCCGCCACGTGGGGGCCAGACACGTTGTTATTACCGACGTTAACCCTTACCGTTTAGCGTTGGCCGAAAAAATGGGCGTGTCTCGGGCGGTTAACGTGGCAAATGAGTCGCTTAAAGACGTTATGCGCTCATTGGGCATGACCGAAGGCTTCGATATTGGCCTAGAAATGTCTGGAGTGCCAACGGCGTTTCGCGATATGCTCAATAACATGAACAACGGCGGTAAAGTAGCCATGCTGGGCATACCGCCGCAGGATGTCGCTATCGACTGGAATCAGGTGATTTTTAAAGGGCTGGTCATCAAAGGGATCTACGGCCGCGAAATGTTTGAAACCTGGTACAAAATGGCGAGTCTGATACAAAGCGGCCTGGACATCTCGCCCATCATTACACACGAGTTTGCGATAGAAGATTTTCAGCAGGGCTTTGACGTAATGGGATCGGGCAAATCAGGTAAAGTTATTCTCAACTGGCAGTAA
- the ubiA gene encoding 4-hydroxybenzoate octaprenyltransferase: protein MALSPHNIPHYARLMRLDRPIGIYLLLWPTLWALMLAAEGMPPVKELILFVLGVVVMRSAGCVINDYADRHVDGAVKRTNSRPLVAGHVTAREALQLFGVLILIAFIIVIQLNLATILLSGVALLLASVYPFMKRYTHLPQAVLGAAYGWAIPMAIMAVRGDIPQWGWLLFVANLLWTIAYDTLYAMVDRDDDLVVGIKSTAILFGRQDKLIVGVLQLITLGLLVAVFLLTEQGLFAYLGLVAAVLLFGHQHVNIRHRDRDACFKAFLDNHYVGMVIAIGLFIDLVIV from the coding sequence ATGGCGCTGTCACCACACAATATTCCCCATTATGCCAGACTCATGCGGCTCGACAGGCCGATTGGCATTTATTTGTTGCTCTGGCCAACCCTGTGGGCGCTGATGCTGGCTGCAGAGGGCATGCCGCCGGTTAAAGAGCTCATATTGTTTGTACTGGGCGTGGTTGTGATGCGCTCCGCGGGATGCGTAATAAACGATTATGCCGATCGCCACGTTGATGGCGCGGTAAAGCGCACTAACAGCCGGCCGCTGGTCGCCGGCCATGTAACCGCCCGCGAAGCCTTGCAGTTGTTCGGTGTGCTGATACTCATTGCATTTATTATTGTGATACAGCTTAACCTAGCGACCATATTGTTGTCGGGCGTGGCGCTGCTGCTGGCATCGGTATACCCGTTTATGAAGCGCTACACCCATTTGCCTCAGGCCGTTTTAGGCGCCGCTTATGGTTGGGCGATTCCGATGGCGATAATGGCGGTGCGCGGGGACATTCCGCAGTGGGGCTGGTTACTCTTTGTGGCTAATTTATTGTGGACCATCGCCTACGATACCCTGTATGCCATGGTCGACCGCGACGACGATCTGGTGGTAGGCATAAAATCCACTGCCATACTGTTTGGCCGGCAGGATAAACTGATTGTTGGCGTGCTTCAGCTCATTACCCTTGGCTTGCTGGTGGCGGTGTTTTTGCTCACTGAGCAGGGCTTGTTTGCGTATCTTGGCTTAGTGGCGGCGGTGCTGCTGTTTGGCCACCAACACGTTAATATCCGTCACCGCGACCGCGATGCGTGCTTTAAAGCCTTTCTCGACAATCACTATGTCGGGATGGTCATTGCCATAGGGTTATTTATTGACCTGGTGATTGTCTGA
- the ubiK gene encoding ubiquinone biosynthesis accessory factor UbiK, translating into MFDPKKIEDIARQIADSVPPGVKNMAGEAEGRIKQVLQSQLSKLDLVTREEFDIQTQVLIKTREKLEAMESRVAALEAQQNAPQETDK; encoded by the coding sequence ATGTTTGATCCGAAAAAAATTGAAGATATCGCACGCCAAATTGCCGACTCTGTGCCGCCGGGCGTAAAAAACATGGCCGGCGAAGCCGAGGGCAGAATAAAACAGGTGCTGCAATCGCAGCTGTCAAAGCTGGATTTGGTTACCCGTGAGGAATTCGATATTCAAACCCAGGTACTTATTAAAACCCGCGAAAAGCTAGAAGCTATGGAAAGTCGCGTAGCGGCGCTGGAAGCACAACAAAATGCACCGCAGGAAACAGACAAGTAG
- the glpE gene encoding thiosulfate sulfurtransferase GlpE: MQPFQHISIADVASQQSELVIADIRDSGSFSAAHIEGAVNLSNDNLGEFLQATPKEQPVVVVCYHGVSSQQAAQFLTEQGFETVYSMDGGFEGWRVGQPVVSGQ, encoded by the coding sequence ATGCAACCGTTCCAACATATTTCTATCGCCGATGTCGCTTCTCAACAAAGTGAGTTGGTGATTGCTGATATCCGCGACAGCGGCTCATTCAGCGCCGCTCACATCGAAGGCGCCGTGAATCTCTCCAACGATAATCTCGGTGAGTTTCTACAGGCAACCCCTAAAGAGCAGCCGGTGGTTGTGGTGTGTTATCACGGCGTGAGTAGTCAGCAGGCTGCGCAGTTTTTAACTGAGCAGGGCTTTGAAACCGTGTACAGCATGGATGGCGGTTTTGAGGGCTGGCGGGTTGGCCAACCGGTAGTCAGTGGCCAATAA
- the glpG gene encoding rhomboid family intramembrane serine protease GlpG, translating to MATPLIAISELRYADSLASYLKSQRIDVTINPVPDEEQYIVLLNDESKYDEALAICQAFVDAPNDPKYQQAAWQHSDRTNIPFVSSGGGNSVKRWLIALRRAPFAGLILILCTLIFAAMFFWFEPIASVLMIMPLDNLLQNHQWWRLLGPALIHFSLLHFVFNLLWWGMLGSQVERQLGTSFLLILFAITAVVSNVAQLLVAGPNFGGLSGVVYGLVGFVWITGWLRPQWGLYLPNAIVGFMLVWLVLGFTDVLWVNMANAAHTAGLITGCVIAGLLTLGAGKKPG from the coding sequence GTGGCCACACCGCTTATTGCCATTAGTGAGCTGCGCTACGCCGACTCACTGGCCAGCTACCTCAAGTCGCAGCGTATCGATGTGACTATAAACCCTGTTCCCGACGAGGAGCAGTACATTGTGTTGCTTAATGACGAGTCGAAATACGACGAAGCACTGGCGATTTGCCAGGCATTTGTTGATGCGCCTAACGATCCAAAATACCAGCAGGCCGCCTGGCAACATTCCGACCGTACCAACATACCCTTTGTATCAAGTGGCGGTGGTAACAGTGTAAAACGCTGGCTCATTGCGTTGCGGCGCGCACCCTTTGCTGGCCTTATACTTATTCTGTGTACCCTCATTTTTGCAGCAATGTTCTTCTGGTTTGAGCCCATTGCCTCAGTACTGATGATTATGCCGCTGGATAATTTACTGCAAAATCATCAGTGGTGGCGATTGCTGGGGCCCGCACTGATACACTTTAGTTTGCTGCACTTTGTGTTTAATTTGCTGTGGTGGGGGATGCTCGGCTCTCAGGTAGAGCGGCAACTGGGCACGAGCTTTTTGTTGATTTTGTTCGCGATTACTGCGGTGGTGAGTAATGTAGCCCAACTGCTGGTGGCAGGCCCTAATTTTGGTGGCTTATCCGGCGTGGTTTACGGTTTGGTTGGCTTTGTATGGATCACCGGTTGGCTGCGTCCTCAATGGGGGCTCTATCTGCCCAACGCTATTGTTGGCTTTATGCTGGTGTGGCTGGTGCTGGGCTTTACCGATGTGTTATGGGTGAATATGGCCAATGCCGCCCATACTGCGGGGCTGATCACCGGCTGCGTTATTGCCGGCTTACTTACCTTAGGCGCTGGTAAAAAGCCCGGTTAG
- a CDS encoding TonB-dependent receptor produces the protein MIQRRLTGAMLALMTMAEAGAQTENLAWHGFVAQGITSSTDSHYITDDNDITAELTEAGINATYILNSSLSVAGQLVYLDGGNRFSPGTRVDYLFVDWRVRQQFDWQLNVHFGRYKNRHWLYSATQDVPQTRPSITLPQSIYYDGNRDVALSSDGIAIQSTSSGNTGTWDVRWSYGRSPLGKDDSKKLLSPQVQGRVKQDFVHQFSTYWRPDASQLQLGVSLLQSEFTYDPAKQDILLSGDSMIDRITLAARYDSENWELSMELLRDRLIYQGTFANGLNLDVDKTGEGGYIQWRYFLTQNVTALARIDTYDVDRQDRKGKLLEQSPFGMIPAHYGYMDEITLGLSVDITSQVRLSGEYSRVRGAGRIAPVLFPDALIYAQPYWSNWSLQLMYWF, from the coding sequence ATGATACAGCGCAGGCTGACAGGCGCAATGCTGGCCTTAATGACAATGGCTGAAGCGGGTGCCCAAACCGAAAACCTCGCCTGGCATGGTTTTGTGGCGCAGGGAATTACCAGCTCCACAGACAGCCATTACATAACTGACGATAACGATATTACAGCGGAGCTGACCGAAGCGGGAATCAACGCCACCTACATCCTCAACTCGTCGCTCAGCGTTGCCGGCCAATTGGTTTATCTTGACGGCGGCAATCGGTTTAGCCCGGGCACGCGAGTGGACTACCTGTTTGTTGACTGGCGGGTCCGCCAACAGTTTGACTGGCAGCTTAACGTGCACTTCGGGCGCTATAAAAATCGTCACTGGCTGTATTCGGCCACCCAGGATGTGCCGCAAACCCGGCCTTCCATTACCCTGCCGCAATCCATCTATTACGACGGTAACCGCGACGTGGCGCTGAGCAGCGACGGTATCGCCATACAAAGTACGTCATCGGGGAATACCGGAACCTGGGACGTGCGTTGGAGTTACGGACGCTCGCCCCTCGGCAAAGACGACTCTAAAAAACTGCTGAGCCCGCAGGTACAGGGGCGCGTAAAACAGGATTTTGTTCATCAGTTCAGCACCTACTGGCGGCCGGATGCTTCGCAGTTACAGCTAGGTGTGTCGTTACTGCAATCAGAATTTACCTACGACCCGGCCAAACAAGACATACTGCTCAGTGGCGATTCAATGATCGACCGTATTACCCTGGCGGCACGCTATGACAGCGAAAACTGGGAGCTGAGTATGGAGCTGCTGCGAGACCGGTTAATATATCAGGGCACGTTCGCGAACGGGCTGAACCTGGATGTGGATAAAACCGGCGAGGGTGGCTACATACAATGGCGCTATTTCCTGACGCAAAATGTCACCGCCCTGGCAAGAATAGACACCTACGATGTGGACCGCCAGGACCGTAAGGGCAAGCTGCTCGAGCAAAGCCCTTTCGGCATGATACCGGCTCACTATGGTTACATGGACGAGATCACCCTGGGCCTGAGCGTTGATATCACCAGCCAGGTGCGATTAAGCGGCGAATACTCACGGGTGCGCGGTGCGGGTCGCATTGCACCAGTGCTGTTTCCCGATGCCTTAATTTATGCACAGCCTTACTGGAGTAACTGGTCGTTGCAGCTAATGTATTGGTTTTAG
- the rep gene encoding DNA helicase Rep, whose product MKLNPAQQSAVTYVSGPCLVLAGAGSGKTRVITNKIAYMVRECDMPARYIAAVTFTNKAAREMKERVAQTLGKAEARGLKVSTFHTLGLNIIKSEVKALGIKAGFSLFDDKDSIALLNDLTRDTLDGDKDQLRLLQSCISNWKNDLLTPELLLKKATSQGEQEFAEYYRQYQNHLRAYNALDFDDLIMLPTLLLKADEKARSKWQNKIRYLLVDEYQDTNTSQYELVRLLVGERARFTVVGDDDQSIYSWRGARPQNLTLLQQDFPRLKVVKLEQNYRSSGRILHCANILIQNNPHMFDKTLFSQLAYGEPLRVLMAKNEEHEAERVVAELLAHKFTQRTKFKDYAILYRGNHQSRLFEKLLMSNRIPYKISGGMSFFGRTEVKDIMAYLRLLVNQDDDNALLRVINTPTRGIGRATLEKLGNFANQLGVSMFEAACHDNLNAVLTGKGFLAVHNFARWIVSLSDEAVRGDTAAVLRNMIRAMSYEEWLYEHSTSPKAAEMGMANVSTLFGWVTDMLEGDELNPPMTLPEVVNRLILRDMMERGEEEADADQVQLMTLHASKGLEFPVVFLVGMEEGLLPHQSSIDEDNVEEERRLAYVGITRAQRELIFTLAKERRQYGEIIQPEPSRFLYELPADDVAWEEKKRKVSAEERQQKGQASIANLRDMLGKT is encoded by the coding sequence ATGAAGTTAAATCCAGCCCAACAATCTGCCGTCACCTACGTATCGGGGCCTTGCCTGGTGCTGGCGGGTGCTGGCAGTGGCAAGACCCGTGTTATCACCAATAAAATTGCCTACATGGTACGCGAGTGCGATATGCCGGCCCGCTATATTGCTGCGGTAACCTTTACCAACAAAGCCGCGCGGGAAATGAAAGAGCGGGTAGCACAAACCCTCGGCAAGGCAGAAGCGCGCGGTCTTAAAGTATCAACGTTTCATACACTTGGGCTTAATATTATTAAGTCTGAGGTAAAAGCACTGGGTATTAAAGCGGGCTTTTCGCTGTTTGACGACAAAGACAGTATAGCGCTACTCAACGACTTAACCCGTGACACCCTGGATGGCGACAAAGACCAGCTGCGTTTACTGCAAAGCTGTATTTCCAACTGGAAAAACGACCTTCTTACGCCGGAACTGCTGCTCAAAAAAGCCACCAGTCAGGGCGAGCAGGAGTTTGCCGAGTATTACCGTCAGTATCAAAACCATTTGCGGGCTTATAACGCCCTCGATTTTGACGATCTGATCATGCTCCCTACGTTGCTGCTTAAAGCCGACGAAAAAGCCCGCAGTAAATGGCAAAACAAAATTCGCTACCTGCTGGTGGATGAGTATCAGGATACCAACACCAGTCAGTATGAACTGGTGAGGCTGTTGGTGGGTGAGCGGGCACGCTTTACGGTGGTGGGCGACGACGATCAGTCGATATATTCCTGGCGTGGTGCGCGCCCGCAGAACCTCACCCTGCTGCAGCAGGATTTCCCGCGCCTTAAAGTCGTGAAGCTGGAGCAGAATTACCGTTCTTCGGGGCGTATTCTGCACTGCGCTAACATTCTGATCCAAAACAACCCGCATATGTTCGACAAAACGCTGTTTTCGCAACTGGCCTACGGCGAACCGTTACGGGTTCTCATGGCTAAAAACGAAGAACATGAAGCGGAGCGGGTGGTAGCCGAACTGCTGGCACATAAGTTTACTCAGCGCACCAAGTTTAAGGATTACGCGATTTTGTATCGCGGTAATCACCAGAGCCGGCTGTTCGAAAAGCTCTTAATGAGTAACCGCATCCCCTATAAGATCAGCGGCGGTATGTCGTTCTTTGGCCGTACCGAAGTAAAAGACATCATGGCGTACCTGCGCTTACTAGTGAATCAGGATGACGACAACGCGTTATTACGGGTTATTAATACACCCACCCGGGGTATTGGCCGCGCCACGCTGGAAAAACTGGGTAACTTTGCTAATCAGCTTGGCGTATCGATGTTTGAGGCGGCGTGTCATGACAACCTCAACGCGGTATTAACCGGCAAGGGCTTTTTAGCGGTGCATAACTTTGCCCGCTGGATAGTGTCGTTGTCGGATGAAGCCGTGCGTGGTGATACCGCAGCGGTGCTCAGAAACATGATCCGCGCCATGAGTTACGAAGAGTGGTTATACGAGCACAGCACCAGCCCCAAAGCCGCTGAAATGGGCATGGCCAATGTAAGTACCTTGTTTGGCTGGGTAACAGACATGCTCGAAGGCGATGAGCTGAACCCCCCCATGACCCTGCCAGAGGTGGTTAACCGGTTAATTCTGCGCGACATGATGGAACGCGGCGAAGAAGAAGCCGATGCCGATCAGGTGCAGTTAATGACCCTGCATGCCTCAAAAGGGCTGGAGTTTCCGGTGGTGTTTTTAGTGGGCATGGAAGAGGGCTTATTACCCCACCAAAGCAGCATCGACGAAGACAACGTGGAAGAGGAACGCCGACTTGCCTATGTTGGCATAACCCGCGCCCAGCGCGAGCTGATATTTACCCTGGCCAAAGAGCGTCGCCAGTATGGCGAGATTATTCAGCCGGAGCCAAGCCGCTTTTTATATGAATTACCCGCCGATGATGTTGCCTGGGAAGAGAAAAAGCGTAAAGTGAGTGCTGAAGAGCGCCAGCAAAAAGGCCAGGCCAGCATTGCTAACCTGCGCGATATGCTGGGTAAGACGTAA